Proteins from one Gimesia maris genomic window:
- a CDS encoding DUF4340 domain-containing protein — translation MNETTRTLTFAGIAAVALVAAYITDRASQPVQLTGYENVGKEFYPDFTDPTQAKSLRVVSYNEDLATLKVFNVEYKDGSWIIPSHHDYPADAEDELAETATSLVGVVRGALESRRKSDHERFGVIDPLDDSNTNLKGRGQRLTLSKEGGAPLVDFIVGKKVPEQSDQYYVRKVDEDAVYRTKLNVDLSSEFSDWIEPDILKVDRDRLVEILISHYSIDEAQQKIVYESDKREENVTVLTRKNSTTPWEMQGLDTATQKLNTADVNQLVNTLTDLKLQGIRPKSGDLAAGLKKSGSLKPKTQLDLFDLQSKGFVLARGPQGTPQLASNEGEVVLATNEGVVYSLYFGEIFTGSTLDIEVGNSNEKQDEKSEKKQDDSKSGDSKPAEKKESENGNDSALKTSRYLLVTASFDPSFLGDPPQKPEAPEKPAGLKEKPDADKKEADKKETKADEKPTPEAAYENAMKAYQSQLKTYERKLKEYDDKVVKGSELAQELNERFANWYYVISANSFEALKLKRKALVEPIEKTEGDPAKPGAATPPAGKPASPPTVNKPEPAPAKKPAPTKPAVKKPETGTPGKEADATKKPEAEKPASKPEAPPKAAPTPEKPEKTPDN, via the coding sequence ATGAATGAAACGACCCGAACACTGACATTTGCAGGAATCGCGGCGGTTGCTTTAGTCGCCGCCTATATCACCGATCGTGCCTCACAGCCGGTGCAACTCACCGGTTATGAAAATGTAGGTAAAGAATTCTATCCCGATTTTACAGATCCGACGCAGGCCAAATCGCTGCGTGTAGTGAGCTACAATGAAGATTTAGCAACGTTGAAAGTCTTCAATGTCGAGTACAAAGATGGTTCCTGGATCATTCCTTCGCACCACGATTATCCGGCCGACGCTGAGGATGAACTGGCAGAAACCGCGACTTCACTGGTGGGCGTGGTTCGAGGTGCCCTGGAGAGTCGTCGCAAGAGTGACCACGAACGCTTCGGTGTGATTGATCCACTGGATGATTCCAATACCAATCTGAAGGGACGCGGACAGCGACTGACTCTCTCGAAAGAAGGAGGCGCCCCCCTGGTGGACTTCATCGTCGGTAAAAAAGTTCCTGAACAGTCTGATCAATATTATGTTCGCAAAGTGGATGAAGATGCCGTCTATCGTACGAAACTGAATGTCGATCTCTCGTCCGAATTCTCTGACTGGATTGAGCCCGATATTCTGAAAGTCGACCGCGATCGACTGGTGGAAATTCTGATCAGCCACTATTCGATTGATGAAGCACAGCAGAAAATCGTCTATGAAAGTGACAAACGAGAAGAAAACGTGACGGTGCTCACACGCAAAAATTCAACGACTCCCTGGGAGATGCAGGGGCTGGATACAGCAACGCAAAAGCTGAATACCGCTGACGTCAACCAGCTGGTGAATACCCTGACAGACCTGAAGCTCCAGGGGATCCGACCCAAGTCAGGCGATCTCGCAGCAGGTCTCAAAAAATCGGGATCTTTAAAACCAAAGACCCAACTCGATCTGTTCGACCTGCAGAGTAAAGGCTTTGTTCTGGCGCGAGGCCCCCAGGGAACTCCGCAGCTGGCTTCCAATGAAGGTGAAGTGGTTCTGGCCACCAACGAGGGCGTGGTATATTCCCTGTACTTCGGCGAAATTTTCACGGGTAGCACACTCGACATCGAAGTCGGTAACAGTAACGAAAAACAGGATGAGAAATCAGAAAAGAAACAGGATGATTCCAAATCCGGTGACTCAAAACCGGCTGAGAAAAAAGAATCCGAAAATGGCAACGACAGTGCGCTGAAAACCAGCCGTTATCTGCTGGTAACCGCTTCCTTTGACCCTTCCTTCCTCGGCGATCCTCCACAAAAACCGGAAGCACCGGAAAAACCGGCCGGACTGAAAGAAAAGCCAGACGCAGATAAAAAAGAAGCAGACAAAAAAGAGACCAAGGCAGATGAAAAACCCACTCCGGAAGCAGCTTACGAGAACGCCATGAAGGCCTATCAGTCTCAACTGAAGACCTATGAGCGAAAACTGAAAGAATACGATGACAAGGTGGTTAAAGGGAGTGAACTCGCGCAAGAGCTCAACGAGCGATTCGCAAACTGGTACTATGTCATCTCTGCAAACAGCTTCGAAGCATTAAAACTGAAACGTAAAGCGTTGGTGGAACCGATCGAAAAAACAGAAGGCGACCCGGCTAAACCGGGTGCTGCCACTCCACCAGCTGGTAAACCGGCTTCTCCGCCGACGGTTAATAAACCAGAACCGGCGCCTGCGAAAAAACCGGCTCCCACAAAGCCAGCCGTAAAGAAACCTGAGACCGGGACACCGGGAAAAGAGGCTGATGCCACGAAAAAACCCGAGGCTGAAAAACCAGCCAGCAAACCCGAGGCCCCACCCAAAGCGGCACCGACGCCGGAAAAGCCGGAAAAAACGCCCGACAACTGA
- a CDS encoding Gldg family protein, which yields MLRNNVVLAVFKRNVQSYFSGVLGYLFIVVFVVAGAFAAFNQQFFANNQANLDQLSLWYPLLLLFIIPAITMGAWADEKKMGTDELLFTLPASDLEILLGKFFAVLAVYTIALLFSVTHVFVLWKIGNPDMGLMFTTYFGYWLAGASLLAAGMFASALTSSTTVAFVLGTVICAIPIFIGQIAPSSELIQSLSLVEQFQDFSTGVIPLGAVLYFISLAVMMLYLNRILITRRHWSAQQQNSMGLQYLIRTVSLAVILISANVIVSYGSSRIDMTGEKVFSVSQTTRDLLSKIDEKNPITIEAFISPEVSREYVPIRKRLIGLLREYNQLGGKRLQVRFVDVEPFSKAEEEARLLNITPQQVQTERGGRAFVDTIFMGAVVKSGTDEVVIPFFNVGTPIEYELTRSIRTVSKDERLTVGILNTDASIFGGLNMGMGGNQPPWLIVSELKKQYKVEQVSPDSPISDTAYDVLIAVLPSSLTEPQLNNLVEYVEKGKPTLICDDPLPVYGGGRGIQNAPRMPKPSPGGGMFGMQQPPSTPKADDGRLTPLLNLLQIRWDNGQVVFDYFNPHPEFAEVVRPELIFISPKSGTAGAFSQDSNITSGLQEILTFFPGSIRPLSNMTLNFEPLLKTGPNSGLLEWGQITSPFFNSVRITQEPPRVIDKYGHVLAAHITSTDKSPVKDINVIFVADADLISDELFNIRERQAFGLKIDNVTFLLNCVDQLAGDDSYIKLRKRRSKLRTLTLVERETSVFVKERNAEREKATENAEEKLKEARDRLKAERDKIIKDTTIDGNTKQQMLRMAEENESRRLEVDEANIEREKQRQIEKIKAQTERQIRTIEDRIRWYAILFPPFPAILLGICFLFFRMKNENQNISPDRRLKK from the coding sequence ATGTTGCGGAACAACGTTGTATTGGCCGTATTCAAGCGAAACGTACAGAGTTACTTTTCCGGAGTGCTGGGTTATCTGTTTATCGTCGTGTTCGTTGTAGCCGGCGCATTTGCAGCATTTAACCAGCAGTTTTTCGCGAACAACCAGGCAAACCTCGATCAACTGAGCCTGTGGTACCCGCTGCTGCTGCTGTTCATTATCCCTGCGATTACCATGGGCGCCTGGGCCGATGAGAAAAAAATGGGCACAGACGAACTGCTGTTTACCCTGCCCGCTTCCGACCTGGAAATTCTGCTGGGAAAATTCTTTGCTGTACTTGCCGTCTACACAATCGCACTGCTGTTTTCCGTGACACATGTTTTTGTGCTCTGGAAGATAGGCAATCCCGACATGGGGCTGATGTTTACCACTTACTTTGGTTACTGGCTGGCTGGCGCATCACTGCTGGCAGCAGGCATGTTTGCCTCGGCTCTGACCAGCAGCACCACGGTTGCGTTTGTGCTGGGAACAGTCATCTGTGCTATTCCCATATTCATCGGCCAGATCGCGCCCTCCAGTGAACTGATCCAGAGCCTGAGCCTGGTCGAACAGTTCCAGGATTTCAGCACGGGGGTTATTCCCCTCGGTGCCGTTCTGTACTTTATCTCGCTGGCGGTAATGATGCTGTATCTGAACCGGATTCTGATTACGCGGCGGCACTGGAGTGCCCAGCAGCAGAATTCGATGGGTCTGCAGTACCTGATCCGCACCGTTTCACTGGCAGTGATTCTGATCAGCGCGAATGTCATTGTCTCTTACGGCAGCAGCCGCATCGATATGACGGGCGAAAAAGTTTTCAGCGTTTCACAGACAACCCGAGACCTGCTTTCCAAGATTGACGAAAAAAATCCGATCACCATCGAAGCCTTCATCAGCCCGGAAGTCTCGCGCGAATACGTCCCGATCCGCAAACGACTGATTGGTCTGCTGCGGGAATACAATCAGTTGGGCGGGAAACGGCTCCAGGTGCGGTTCGTCGATGTCGAGCCTTTCAGTAAAGCAGAAGAAGAAGCCCGCCTGCTGAATATTACACCTCAACAGGTCCAGACCGAACGCGGCGGCCGTGCGTTTGTCGATACCATTTTCATGGGGGCCGTTGTCAAAAGTGGTACCGATGAAGTGGTGATCCCCTTCTTCAATGTGGGCACCCCGATTGAATATGAGCTGACGCGTTCCATTCGAACCGTTTCGAAAGACGAGCGTCTGACCGTCGGAATTCTCAACACCGATGCCAGTATCTTTGGCGGTCTGAATATGGGTATGGGTGGCAATCAGCCTCCGTGGCTGATCGTCAGTGAGCTCAAGAAACAATATAAAGTTGAGCAGGTCTCACCCGATTCCCCGATCAGCGATACCGCCTACGATGTTTTAATTGCTGTACTGCCATCCTCGCTGACAGAACCACAGTTAAACAACCTCGTGGAATACGTTGAAAAAGGGAAGCCGACGCTGATCTGTGACGACCCGCTACCCGTGTATGGCGGGGGACGCGGCATCCAGAATGCACCACGCATGCCCAAACCCAGTCCAGGGGGAGGCATGTTCGGGATGCAGCAACCACCGTCGACCCCTAAAGCTGATGATGGTCGTTTAACTCCCCTGTTGAATCTGTTACAGATCCGCTGGGACAACGGTCAGGTTGTATTTGATTATTTCAACCCGCATCCAGAGTTCGCCGAAGTCGTACGACCCGAACTGATTTTCATCAGCCCGAAGAGCGGCACCGCTGGTGCTTTCAGTCAGGACAGCAATATTACCAGTGGCCTGCAGGAAATTCTGACATTCTTTCCGGGTAGTATTCGACCACTCAGCAACATGACATTGAATTTCGAACCCCTGCTCAAAACCGGCCCGAATTCGGGGTTGCTGGAATGGGGACAAATCACAAGCCCCTTCTTCAACTCGGTCCGCATTACGCAAGAACCACCACGTGTGATTGACAAATACGGACACGTGCTTGCCGCACATATTACCTCCACAGACAAGTCCCCTGTGAAAGATATCAATGTCATCTTTGTCGCTGATGCGGACCTGATTTCGGATGAACTGTTCAATATCCGGGAACGTCAGGCCTTCGGATTGAAAATTGATAACGTGACGTTTTTATTGAACTGTGTCGACCAGCTGGCCGGCGATGATTCCTATATCAAACTGCGTAAACGCCGCTCCAAACTTCGCACACTGACTCTGGTCGAACGCGAAACATCCGTGTTTGTGAAAGAACGGAATGCGGAACGGGAAAAAGCGACAGAAAATGCGGAAGAAAAGCTGAAAGAAGCCCGCGATCGCCTGAAAGCGGAGCGTGATAAAATCATCAAAGACACCACCATCGACGGGAATACCAAACAGCAGATGCTGCGAATGGCCGAAGAAAATGAGAGCCGGCGACTGGAAGTCGATGAAGCCAATATCGAGCGTGAAAAACAGCGCCAGATTGAAAAAATCAAAGCGCAGACGGAACGACAGATTCGGACCATCGAAGACCGCATCCGCTGGTATGCGATCCTCTTCCCTCCGTTTCCGGCCATTTTGCTGGGGATCTGCTTCCTGTTTTTCAGAATGAAAAATGAAAACCAGAATATTTCTCCCGACCGGAGACTGAAGAAATAA
- a CDS encoding ABC transporter ATP-binding protein translates to MSEQVQQSPAEQSETSSRENMIEAIGLSKFYGQFAATKDVTFSVPRGQVAAFLGPNGAGKSTTMKLLTGFLSPSEGQARVGGYDVSTHRIEASQKLGYLPENGPLYEEMTPQGFLTYAGSVRGMSTAELRNRLEFVMEKCDLSSVWNKPIRKLSRGFRQRVGMAQALLHDPDILILDEPTSGLDPNQNQSVRDLIRDLGKTKTILLSTHILQEVKAVCSRVILINQGSIVFDGSVDELGNSQDDMETNFHKLTHA, encoded by the coding sequence ATGTCGGAACAGGTTCAGCAATCTCCTGCAGAGCAGTCTGAAACTTCGTCCCGGGAGAACATGATTGAAGCCATCGGATTGAGTAAATTCTATGGCCAGTTCGCCGCGACAAAAGATGTGACATTTTCCGTTCCCCGCGGCCAGGTCGCTGCGTTCCTGGGCCCTAACGGCGCGGGAAAATCCACCACGATGAAACTGCTGACCGGGTTTCTCTCCCCCAGTGAAGGTCAGGCACGTGTGGGTGGATATGATGTGAGCACCCATCGAATTGAAGCCAGCCAGAAACTCGGATACCTGCCTGAAAACGGCCCTCTGTATGAGGAGATGACTCCCCAGGGTTTTCTGACCTATGCCGGAAGCGTGCGAGGCATGTCGACCGCCGAGCTCAGAAATCGCCTGGAATTTGTCATGGAGAAGTGTGACCTGAGCAGTGTGTGGAATAAACCAATCCGAAAACTCTCTCGTGGTTTTCGACAACGCGTGGGCATGGCACAGGCTTTACTGCACGATCCGGATATTCTGATTCTGGACGAACCAACCAGTGGACTGGACCCGAACCAGAACCAGTCTGTGCGAGACCTGATTCGAGACCTGGGCAAAACCAAGACCATTCTGCTGTCGACACATATTCTGCAGGAAGTCAAAGCGGTCTGCAGCCGGGTGATCCTGATCAACCAGGGTTCGATTGTGTTTGACGGTTCTGTAGACGAACTGGGGAACAGCCAGGACGACATGGAAACCAACTTCCACAAGCTGACACACGCGTAA
- a CDS encoding SurA N-terminal domain-containing protein, with translation MASPLELFRKKQKVLMVPLTILALFAFIVMDQLTPAQFPPIAGMLFFGFVFWHLGRDRGKGTQFAVVGIIIGFFVGYLYIPKVGAETVVTSTAGDIDMRQYQEMVQNRQIANQFIMRSYMASLTEEEQQRPQPPRGAMFGFGREMEDDIILEYLFRKEAEKMNLIVSDDAVSNYISRYTNNKLSRKAFQETCQQLGKTEGQIYDIFRDQLQARLAFQMLRPEVSLTPDQYWNFYKKFNVREELELVALPVKDFEGEVPAPSDAEKKAFFETYKTVFPGEKGPGSPGLRQPQKVQVEYLMADYVDTEKQVPPITDKEIAAFYEDNKERLYKNNPIPDLPAGSTVPTAPELPAPSGPKTEKPTEAAKPGAGEKPAEKPAKKPAATPAKTETPAKPETPAKPKADTKPEPESKPEPKTEKKEESSALAAESITFVSLLDEKPADTPVVAPKPGAETAGAKPEATTTAPPPLEPYRPLNDDLKSEIRDQLLRERTLDLMKDKISEAVLFMNELSDKITNPEEGATVPTPEEATKTLKEYAAKHQLIYNITPMMSAQEMSESEKYPLGTAKEPTINQFAAQPRTAIEQLFETPVNLTYIPYEAEDSFSSGLLCYWKIKHVDATIPEFDDPEIDQQITEQLKLEKARPLAQKRGEELKKLISGDKEMAAAIEGQTITGKKEGTELSTTTTESFSWMRTSTANASNPFSMPRPELSSISAVEGAGNEFMEQVFDNLDEGEVGVVMNADKSICYVVKVINRIPSTPGGLTAMYQEFLKEDMFFFFSPYLPMAQMEQQQTNFEWSQELEAKYQVEKFFEQVEGPEVVAQ, from the coding sequence ATGGCCTCGCCACTGGAATTGTTTCGTAAAAAACAAAAAGTATTAATGGTTCCGCTCACCATTCTGGCGTTGTTCGCCTTTATTGTCATGGACCAGCTGACACCGGCGCAGTTTCCCCCGATTGCGGGAATGCTGTTCTTCGGGTTCGTGTTCTGGCACCTGGGTCGCGACCGCGGTAAAGGGACTCAGTTTGCAGTTGTAGGGATCATCATCGGCTTCTTCGTGGGTTATCTCTATATCCCCAAAGTCGGTGCTGAAACAGTGGTCACGAGCACCGCCGGTGATATTGACATGCGTCAGTATCAGGAGATGGTCCAGAATCGCCAGATTGCGAATCAGTTTATCATGCGATCTTACATGGCCTCACTGACGGAAGAAGAGCAGCAGCGTCCTCAACCTCCCCGCGGAGCCATGTTCGGTTTCGGGCGGGAGATGGAAGATGACATTATTCTCGAATACCTGTTCCGAAAAGAAGCGGAAAAGATGAACCTGATCGTCTCTGATGATGCGGTTTCCAACTACATCTCCCGCTACACGAACAATAAACTCAGCCGCAAGGCCTTTCAGGAAACCTGTCAGCAACTCGGAAAGACCGAAGGTCAGATTTATGACATCTTCCGCGATCAGTTGCAGGCACGTCTGGCGTTCCAGATGCTGCGTCCTGAAGTTTCTCTGACTCCCGATCAATACTGGAACTTCTATAAAAAGTTCAATGTCCGGGAAGAACTGGAACTGGTTGCGCTACCGGTCAAAGACTTTGAAGGTGAAGTTCCCGCGCCGAGTGATGCGGAGAAAAAGGCATTCTTTGAAACCTATAAAACAGTCTTCCCGGGCGAAAAAGGCCCAGGTTCACCGGGATTACGCCAGCCTCAAAAGGTACAGGTGGAATACCTGATGGCGGATTACGTGGATACCGAAAAACAGGTTCCCCCGATAACAGACAAAGAGATCGCGGCATTCTACGAAGACAATAAAGAACGTCTCTACAAAAACAATCCCATCCCGGATCTTCCTGCAGGTTCAACCGTACCGACGGCTCCCGAACTGCCTGCTCCCTCTGGCCCGAAAACCGAAAAGCCAACGGAAGCAGCGAAACCGGGCGCTGGTGAAAAGCCGGCAGAGAAACCGGCAAAGAAACCGGCTGCGACGCCTGCAAAGACAGAAACACCAGCCAAACCGGAGACACCTGCCAAACCCAAGGCTGACACCAAACCAGAACCGGAATCAAAACCCGAACCAAAAACAGAAAAGAAAGAAGAGTCGAGTGCGCTGGCTGCAGAGTCAATCACATTCGTTTCTCTGTTAGATGAAAAACCAGCCGACACTCCCGTTGTCGCTCCTAAACCAGGCGCGGAAACTGCGGGAGCAAAACCTGAAGCTACAACAACGGCTCCCCCTCCACTGGAGCCATACCGTCCTTTGAATGATGATTTGAAAAGCGAAATCCGCGATCAGCTGTTGCGTGAACGCACACTGGATTTAATGAAAGATAAAATTTCAGAGGCTGTGTTGTTCATGAATGAACTCAGCGACAAAATCACCAATCCCGAAGAAGGCGCCACAGTGCCGACTCCGGAAGAGGCTACCAAGACATTGAAAGAGTACGCTGCCAAACATCAGCTGATTTACAATATCACTCCCATGATGTCTGCCCAGGAGATGTCGGAATCAGAGAAATACCCGCTGGGCACTGCGAAAGAGCCCACGATTAATCAGTTTGCAGCACAACCACGGACTGCCATCGAACAGCTGTTTGAAACTCCCGTCAATCTGACCTATATCCCTTACGAAGCAGAAGACTCGTTCTCCAGCGGATTACTCTGCTACTGGAAGATCAAGCATGTTGATGCCACCATTCCTGAATTCGATGATCCGGAAATTGATCAGCAGATCACCGAACAGTTAAAGCTGGAAAAAGCCCGTCCCCTGGCTCAGAAGCGGGGAGAAGAACTGAAAAAACTGATCAGCGGCGATAAAGAGATGGCGGCTGCGATCGAAGGTCAGACCATCACCGGCAAAAAGGAAGGGACCGAGCTGTCCACGACCACAACCGAATCGTTCAGCTGGATGCGAACCTCAACGGCCAATGCCAGTAATCCGTTTTCCATGCCCCGCCCTGAACTGTCAAGTATTTCAGCCGTTGAAGGTGCCGGCAATGAATTCATGGAACAGGTGTTCGACAACCTCGACGAAGGAGAAGTCGGCGTGGTGATGAATGCCGACAAATCGATCTGTTATGTCGTCAAAGTCATCAATCGTATCCCGTCCACACCAGGCGGTTTGACGGCCATGTACCAGGAATTTCTGAAGGAAGATATGTTCTTCTTCTTTTCTCCGTATCTGCCTATGGCCCAGATGGAACAGCAGCAGACCAACTTCGAATGGAGCCAGGAGCTGGAAGCAAAGTACCAGGTCGAAAAATTCTTCGAGCAGGTCGAAGGCCCTGAAGTTGTTGCCCAGTAG